The Larus michahellis chromosome 8, bLarMic1.1, whole genome shotgun sequence nucleotide sequence TATTTCGTATTATTGTGGTTGGTTTTCTTGCAAAAGACCAAATAAAGAAATCCTGCCTGTGAAATAAAAGGCTGTAACTTCCTGCCATTTATTTGAACTGAAAACTAAAAACTAACCTCAAAACACTTTTCCTTCTTTGCTCGATGCAGAAGTTCAGCCATTCCAGGTAAAAGTACTGGAAATATGTAACACTCTAAGTATTCTCGAGGAGAACCTGTGCAAAACAATACAACTTTCACTTACAGGTAAGCACTTAGATTTCACAAAAAGACGAACATTAGATATCATAAACTAAGTATCAGTTATTTTATCAATACCATCACAGCTTGAACTAAACAGATTCATTCCGTTCAGATACAGCCATGGATctgtctttgcttctcttctgccaAGACAACATAAACTTGAGTAAATTTCAAACTAAAGGTGCATCAACACCACAAACTACAGTGCGCCTCAGAGATGTCACTTAGTTTTAAATGACTAAACTCAGACACCAGAAGCAGTTTAGCCatggaaatgaaaagcaatgtGAACTAATTTACcctgacagaaagaaaagtaaattagCCTGCACTGAACTCAGTGCTGTTACAGCTAGACCGCTTTTGGTATCTATCCTCATGCCCTTTACAATCTGCAGTAACAGAGCTAGTAAAAAAACTGATTTTctggacagaggaaaaaacaaaggttACATTTCAGTGGTGCTGTGATTTCTTTCTCATAATTACTTCCTACTTGCCACATCCTTCAGAAATTTGAACATGACTCCATATACCCAATTTTTCACCTTAAGAGGGCTGTGTAGATTGGCATCTCTCTCTTACGTTTGACTGCACTGCCCTTACATGAGGTCTACTTATCATAGTGCCCATGTGCTCACACACATTGGCATTGCTGAGTTCCAGGCAGAAGAAAGCGGCTGCATTCAGCGATGCCAGAACCCAGCAGTGCTATTGCCCATGCTGTAGGTATAGCCTAACGGCTACATGCTTGCTCAAGTGAGAGACTCAAGCCCTGTCTCCTTCTCAGCTTTTCCCCCACATCTCTGTCTTCCCCTAATGGGACCTTTCACCATCAACATATAAAGTGGGTTAAGTGGAGGAGCCTTCTACCCCTTCCGATGAAGGCACTGCACATGGAGGAACTCAAGTTCACTGGGCCAGGGGGAACAGGGAGCACAACCCTGTATGAAGCCGTAAGAGCACTTCCATCAGAAAGGCgagcaaaacaaaacctgttaGGATCCTAGACAAGCAGGGGTGGCTTATCGGCTGCAGTGCTGTCCTTGATTTAAAGCCAGACTGCCTGCTATTCAGCAAATATTCAGGTTTTGGTGTGGTCAGTAAAGATTAACTCACAGAAGCGTTCTCTTCTGGCACAGCTGAAACACTGAATTTATTCTCTGCTTTATACCTTTAATTGGTTCATATCCTGCCAGAAAATGTTCCTGATTGGAAGgacattatatatataaaagccaAGGGTAACACTGCTTCTGACTAGCAACAGGAATTCCTAATGAGCAAAAATTAATGGAAGAGAAGACAAGACACCAGCGAGGTCTAAActgcataataaaaatacattgctaCTTAGTAAATTTTATAAAGTATTAAAATTGataaaaatggaagaacaaaACTTTAGAGCTGTTTCCATTCTGATTTGTAATCAGACAGGCAAAGATAGTACTTTGAAAGCAGTTTTCAAACTCAATTGCCTATTTAGTCTATTGATCCTCATTTTGCATTATTAAATTAGAGGAAGAATGGCTTGCCTTTTGCTGATTTAAGTGGCTAAATAAAAAGTCACTTATTCCGAAGAGAACAGAACTACCTTAACAGCTAGACTAGACAATGCTACTGATTTGTAGTGCACCATTTGAGCTTTCTTCCATTGACCAAGCGGCCAAGCTGGCTCCCTGTTTACAGACCAGGAGACTAATCGTGCAAATTCTACTTTAGAAAAGGTGGTGTAGCTGTTAACACTTTAAATTCAACAATGACAAACCCTTGTCAAATGCAAGAAACATAATCACAGCACAGCAGGGTTCAAGATAATATACTCCTACTTACATGTTTTCGGATCAGGTGGTTCTGGAAAGGGGGCTGTCTCAGCCATGGGAAGCAACGGTTGGACAACAGTATCAGCTGCAGGGGCTGAATAGAATTGTTCCATACGTAATGCCTCCAAAGACACCTGGTCAAGATAAATGTAACCTATGTAAATACCCCAATCAGGCTGTAAAAAAATATAGAAGCCAATTCAACAGAAAAAATTATAaggtcagtttaaaaaaatatggaattataatttctaatttaaatattatttcaggATTCTCTGAATAATTTAAGAGAAAgaattacactttaaaaaaattctgcagtttcCAGCACAATAAAAACATCCAAACCTAACAGAAGGTATATGACTGCTTTTAAGAGAATATGATGAGATAACACAATTTACAGGTTTTGATCAGGTTCAATTCCACTAATTTCAATGGTCACATCTAAGTGACATATCTCATATGTGAAATTGAGGCATAACTCCCTCGCTGCGCTTGCTCCCCCCTCCTGCATATTTCAGTACTCGGTCTGTTTGCAACTCCACCAAAAGGAGATCCTTGCATGCTTCAGAGTCCTGCCTTCGGAGGAGACAGTCGCAGCAAAAAGACAGCAAGATGCACAAACTAAACACAGCTGGCAATCTAATTTTAGCCTAGCACTACCCAAGctgctttaaataaaagtaatgatTTGGAACATTACATTTGTTGATTCATAAAAGTTGTTTGCAAAATgtagttttgttttcactttatgAATTAGGCTATTCTGCTGGTACCTAATTTTCCcatttagttatttaaaaatcttttaaaaccagCCCTATGCAGATTTTTTACTTGAACTATACTCACAGATCCACATTCTGATTCAGGAACATCTGGAAATTGAGGCTGTTCTGCTTCGTACTCTGAAAGTAAAAAGAAGTACATTTATCCAGAAgactttaaaaacatatttatttttctcctaaacAAACATTACTTTCTAAAGGTACTTACGCTGGtttgaaacaataaaaattagtatacaacaaatatttgtttaacatgaaatcaaatgttttaaaacaagcgAGAACTTTAGAGCCTATTGTCTTGGCTTTAAGTCAAGTTCAAGGTTCTCAGTAATAAAAGAACCCTTTATTGGGAAAATTTTTTTAACCaagataataatttaatttaaggGCAGATGCTTGCACAGAATTaaccattatttttattagtatatAATAGTGCTTTTCAACTTGAATTCCCCCATAAGCAACTAAATGCTCAGgacatgacattaaaaaaaaaaaaaaaaaaaaaagaaaaaagcagtacaTGACCTACACAGATTACTGGGTGAATCAggataagaaaaataaaggaggagGACAATGACCCTGGTATGAAAAAAACTTACAGATTACACAATACAGAAAATTCTTACAGCCAAACTCAGCAGGTTTACCATTCTACCATTAGAATTAAGAGATTTACTGGCATCGCTCCTTCCATGTCTAGTACAGATGCCTCAGCTGAGTTTTATTAGAATAATGAAATTTATTCCTACATTTATAATAGCCGTTTCAACACAAAATACCTACTTCAAGGCATTCTAAAGCATTAACTGAAGAGAACCCCATTTGGAAACCGCAGAACTACAGCGTGGGTCTTTCAGCTTCCTGATCAACCTCAATGCTCTCACGTTAGGAAAAGACCAAGACTTTTGCCATTATCACCAGACTCTGATAACAAAAGTTTTGTATTAATTGACCTTGCGCAATAGCGATAACATTGTCACCTCTCTGCTTTCCTAAAGATAATCCAAGTCCGTTACCAGGATCCAAAGTGAATCCAGATTACTGCATAGTAAACCAGAGGCCGTGGCACCATTGCAATAAGCTGGACAATAAACTGGACCTTTCTGGCCCCACTGGCAGCAGAAACAAAGGTatgtttctgtcagaaaatgACCGCAGTGAGAAGTAACGCAGCGCTCGGCAGCTGAGACGCTCTGGGGCTCGCTCCCAGCGGTGAGCAGGGCGGTGTTTAGCACTCTTCTCCCGGCCGGTACAGCCAAGGCCGCCGCAGGGCCGGCTGCGCTCCCGCCTCCACAGCACTGACTGGGGAACGGCAAGAGCCCGGCGCCGGCCTCGGCCCGGCCGGCAGCGAGGAGCGGCCGTGAAAAGCCCCGGGTGACCGAGCGGCAGCTCCGGCGGCCCGCCCGGGGGGTCCGTCCCCGCGGGGGTGcagggccgggcccggcccggcgggagaGGCGCTCCCACCTGCGCACACCCGCTGCCAGAGCCCGCCCGCCGCCATTGCCATTGCCGCCGCGCCGCGTTGTCACGGCAACGGCTCCGCCAGtccccggcgcggggcgggcgcggccgcGTTCCCCTTCCGGgtcggcgcggggcggcgggcgctgcaCGTGGGCGGCGGCAGGTaagcggcgggcggcggggccgggccgcgccgcctcaggccgcggggcggggacggggcgctCCCACCTAACGGGGGAAGAAGCGGAGCGGGATGGGGGATGCTCTGCCGCCCCTTCTCCGCCCCCGCGCCGGGTGGGTGCACCGAAATCGGGTTCGgtcggcggggggggcggcccctcCGCAAGCCTGGGCGGCCCtgggccgggctccccccggcACAGGCCGGCAGCGAGGGCagggggggcgggcggccctCACGCGCATCTGCTGGCGGTATTTGAACCCCACCGTGCCTGCAGATACAAGTATAGTATGGCATACTTGgacttttttaaagaattttaagagGGTGTCTTGTAAGAGGCACTTAGAGAAATCCTGTGGATTAGTTATTAAGAGATGGGAAACCAAGTAGGAATAAATAGATCTCTCAGCAAAGGCAGGGAGCGTCACCAGGTGGGTCCCAAAGGCCTCTCTGCTGTAACCTGCTCATAGGCATAAATATCCCGGAAAGGATGCGGATATAGCCAGGACGAGAAACCCCAACAGAAGCAAATTCAAGGTAATGACTGAGGTGCCTTAAATGGATCTTGTAATGCAAAGTGGGCAATAAAGTTCAGTGTTAAACAAGTGAAAAGTCAGACATACATGGAAAACCACCTTAACTATACTTACcaatttatatatgtgtgtatgtcttGTCATTTAGGAAAGAGAGGGTAGATATTTCTCTCAAAATATCATGCTGGCAGCTGTCAAAAAGACAAATAGGAAGTTACAAACCAACTAGGACAGCAATAAAGAACAAGACAAAAACATCACCTCTTCACCGCTCCAGCAGACTGTATTTTCAGTGCTGCCATGCAGTTCTGGTTCCCTCCCATCACAGAAAGCAGACTGGGAAATGGGAAGAGTGCCAGGGACAGTGCAAGGTATGGGGTGGTTTCAGAATAAGACCAAATAGACTAGGACTTGCGTCATCGTGTTGAAGCGGTGCGCTAacaacttaatttcattttttagaatgataataaagaaaaagagaaaagaagttcACGTGGAAcctgtacagaaaaagaaaaatgtgaaaagtgGCAGGAGCCATATTATCATCAAAGGTGGGGAAGATGTTCAAACTGTCATTAAAACTGAGGATGATGACCAGCTTGAGACAAAAACAAAggtaaggaaaaaggaaaacttaaaagaaGATGACTGTTTACACCAACTGGaactgaagaagaagaagaagaaaaacaagaaaaagaaagttgaCTCTGAATTACTGGAAGAAGCACATTCAGAAAGCTTTGTGAATGTAGGAGGCCATCCGGATTCCAAACCTCAAGAAGAatcagaggaagaaattaaaattctcaaaaagaggaaaaaaaaagttcaatgtcATTCCTCCTTATCATTGGAGAATAATGAGACTAGTGATGCAGAGCTTTCAAATCATCATACAGATGGTACTAAGGAAAAcgaatttgcttttaaaaaaagcagaaaaaatactgctttgaattTGGAATTGGATGATGAAGtacctaagaaaaaaaaggaagtaactaagaaaaaaaagaagaaagacgaTTTTTCATTAGAGGACATCCAGGACAACGAACATAAACAGTCTGAAAAAGTTCgtaaaaaaccacacaaatacatttcagaagaaaaagcttttactgGCGAAAACCATGGAACAGATATTATCCAGAATGATGGGGAGAATTACgtgagaagaaagaagaggaagaaaaagaaagataagtcCATCTCCTTTTTATCACCAGCAGATACTCGGGACAACATCTATGGAGTTCCCGACAGCCCCATTGCATTAAGAGACttcagaaaaaggcaaagaaagaactTCCATGAAACTGCATTCACAAATAGAGAGGAAGAGGATGCTACTGAGAACTCCGGAAGTATCAGAGAGaccaagaggaagaagaagagaagcaaagatgTTTCTTCCTTAACATGCGAAGATGACCAAGGCTACAGTCACAGAGTTCCTGATAAGCATCTCCCTGCACAGCAAGAAGTTGAGTctgaagaaaaagagctttctggaaaaaaatgcaggaagactATCAAGGGTAATAATGAATtaattgagaagaaaaagaaaaagaagattcagaaagaggaggaggaaacaacATATTCAAAAGTTTCTTTAAGCAATGACAGTGTATCGAAAAGCCAAAAAATAACGCTActagaaagcaataaaaagaacaaagagagTGAGATGAAGCGAGCTGAATGTGTCGCAGAGAATGTTGTAGATAGGGTATTATGCATGAGTAATCACACGCTCtgtgacaaaaaaaggaaaaaaagaaaaaaagaagtaccaCAGGACTCTGCTGAAGAACAAGGTTCACAAGCaaatccaaaaaagaaaaagatcaaaagtGAAGACATGGGAAATAAGGCACTGGTAAGTTGTAAAGAAGAGCGTATCTTTGCGCCCTCCTGCTAAGGAATTGAAAGCTTTTTAGGTAGGCAGTTCCCTATTTTGCAGGCTGTTCTGCCTGTTCAGACCCTTAGGTTACATCTTAGTTTTTGAGAAGTGGCATCAGCTGATCTGTTGATTTCAGCACAGAATAGTTGTGAAACACAGGAGAGTATTTTTTAAAGCCTACTGCTGCAGTCATCTAGTGTTTCAATtgtgaaaatgtaaaatgtgtaAATCACATATTAGAACTAACAGCAAGTATTGGCACAAAAAGAAAACTAGTACGTACAGTCATAAATGCCCTTCTGTCCCTCTTTAAGTTAGTTGCTCTTAGCAAAGTGACAACACTCCTATAAAACAGGATTTTAATACATGTCATTTAACCTTGGCAGGTTGGTCACACTGGCAGCACGAGTGTATCTCGTGTTTATTAGACTTTTCCTCaagcttttgctgctgttgctgctgaaattGCGTAGTGTTAGAAGCAAGGGGGGAAATTTAGCCAAAAGCTGTTGTCTAACTTGGACAAAACTTCAGAGAAAACCCTAAGAATCCTAAGTGTAGACTAGGGCTTGAGCAGAGATGTATACATTCTGATAGAAAAATACTAGAGAACAACCTAAACacaaattcttcatttaaaaaataaatctatgcaagaaaataaatagatataAGAGCTGTGTAAATTATAACTGAAGGTAACTGGAATTGTATCCAGAGTGACTGTTAAAGGAAATCTCATCCCAGAGCCTTGCAGTATTGCCATTTCTGAGGTGAAGCAAACATGGAGTGGAACTGATACAGAGgtttcttctttgatttttttccccccaaaattacaGTATTAAGATCTGgtttattgctttaatttttttttaactttcttctttttttatctgATTACGGTCATATTTTAAAGCTCTTCAGTTGCCTATAGTTAGTACCTACATGCCTAACCTCTGTTGTTGTCATTGGGAATTAAGCTGCGAGATGCTCAGAAATTCAATAGGTATCTATCTGTATTTTTAGGTGCTTAAGCAACTTTGAAAACAGCTCATTGCAAGTCATCAGGAgcgtgttgggtttttttcacaggtaATGGGAAACTGCACTCCAGTTGCTTTTTATCAAGAACTTTGAATGCTTGGCTTGCTTAAAAGTCAAGCTCTAGTTAATGAAGCATCATTAAAGATTTTCGTAAACCAGGGCCAGAGCGCTAGCTGCCTCTCTAGCTGCCTCTCAAGCACACTTCTTTGTGTGCTTTGCTTAGTTATGCACTCACGTGTGCAGTTTCTTCATGTTCTGTGGAAATCTTGCAGCTTTCCAGGGTCTAGCGCTAATAAATATAGATTTATTTAAGCAGGTTCTTCAGCCTTCGTGGAGACACAGGTAGAGGCTTTTTCCACAAAGGTCTGTGTTGGAGTGTGTATGCTTATCAATCATTAGGTGAGCAGATGCTTGGGGCTTTTTACTGAGGTTTCTCCTTTTGACCTTTCAAAGGACAAGGTGGTTTTGTTGCTGGAATGTATTTTCTAATTAAATTGACATTGTCTTCTTGAGACTGTTAGACATTATTTGGATTCTTGCAGCTGCTCCCATTCTGTGGAGACAAGCCTAACAACGAGTAAACTTG carries:
- the KNOP1 gene encoding lysine-rich nucleolar protein 1 produces the protein MIIKKKRKEVHVEPVQKKKNVKSGRSHIIIKGGEDVQTVIKTEDDDQLETKTKVRKKENLKEDDCLHQLELKKKKKKNKKKKVDSELLEEAHSESFVNVGGHPDSKPQEESEEEIKILKKRKKKVQCHSSLSLENNETSDAELSNHHTDGTKENEFAFKKSRKNTALNLELDDEVPKKKKEVTKKKKKKDDFSLEDIQDNEHKQSEKVRKKPHKYISEEKAFTGENHGTDIIQNDGENYVRRKKRKKKKDKSISFLSPADTRDNIYGVPDSPIALRDFRKRQRKNFHETAFTNREEEDATENSGSIRETKRKKKRSKDVSSLTCEDDQGYSHRVPDKHLPAQQEVESEEKELSGKKCRKTIKGNNELIEKKKKKKIQKEEEETTYSKVSLSNDSVSKSQKITLLESNKKNKESEMKRAECVAENVVDRVLCMSNHTLCDKKRKKRKKEVPQDSAEEQGSQANPKKKKIKSEDMGNKALEHMDDVTIVQEKKGNCDEINIDKVRRQALQEEIDRESGKTKVFSPKVERGTKFGQWSTAAFQSSEEETKFFRLMGGFKKGSVPTQNLSATTNKPNMALNREGEEKLQQALKMEFDKAMDLKQHRGIGLGFQPAANKKVYIDKYTTRSIKFED